A genome region from Aurantiacibacter sp. MUD61 includes the following:
- the trpS gene encoding tryptophan--tRNA ligase: MIVVSGIQPTGKPHLGNYLGAIRNYVKLQDEAHANGGKCFIFLADLHAISMPHDPAELHASTLEMVATLVACGLDPAKSVLFNQAQVPQHAELQWLLMGTARMGWLNRMTQWKDKAGKNREGQSVALFGYPVLQAADVLLYQTTHVPVGEDQKQHLELARDIAQKFNNDFASEDAPVFTLPDPYIPEEAARIMSLRDGSKKMSKSDPSDMSRISLTDDADTMAQKIKKAKTDPEPLPSEVAGLADRPEALNLVSIYAALEGSSPQAVLDQFGGEGFGKFKPAMAELLVSTLGPIRDRFVELKEDREALDAILARGASQAREAAAPTLDAAYKALGLVRG, from the coding sequence ATGATCGTCGTTTCCGGAATCCAGCCCACCGGCAAGCCGCATCTCGGCAATTATCTCGGTGCGATCCGCAATTACGTGAAATTGCAGGATGAAGCGCATGCGAATGGCGGCAAATGCTTCATCTTCCTGGCTGACCTGCATGCGATCTCCATGCCGCATGACCCGGCTGAACTGCATGCAAGCACGCTGGAAATGGTCGCCACACTGGTCGCCTGCGGGCTGGATCCTGCGAAGTCGGTGCTCTTCAACCAGGCGCAGGTGCCGCAGCATGCAGAACTGCAATGGCTGCTGATGGGCACGGCGCGCATGGGCTGGCTCAACCGCATGACGCAGTGGAAGGACAAGGCTGGCAAGAACCGCGAAGGCCAGTCGGTCGCGCTGTTCGGCTATCCCGTGCTGCAAGCCGCCGATGTGCTGCTGTACCAGACGACCCACGTTCCCGTGGGCGAAGACCAGAAGCAGCATCTGGAACTGGCGCGCGACATTGCGCAGAAGTTCAACAATGATTTCGCCTCGGAAGACGCGCCCGTCTTCACACTGCCCGATCCCTACATCCCTGAAGAGGCTGCGCGGATCATGTCCCTGCGTGATGGCTCGAAGAAGATGAGCAAGTCCGATCCGTCGGATATGAGCCGCATCAGTCTGACAGACGATGCCGACACCATGGCCCAGAAGATCAAGAAGGCGAAGACCGATCCCGAGCCGCTGCCAAGCGAAGTGGCGGGCCTCGCCGATCGCCCAGAAGCGCTCAACCTCGTCAGCATTTACGCCGCGCTGGAAGGCTCCAGCCCGCAGGCTGTGCTCGATCAATTTGGCGGCGAAGGCTTCGGCAAGTTCAAGCCGGCCATGGCGGAACTGCTGGTGAGCACGCTCGGCCCGATCCGCGATCGCTTTGTCGAGCTGAAGGAAGATCGCGAGGCGTTGGACGCCATTCTGGCGCGCGGCGCATCACAGGCCCGCGAAGCTGCGGCGCCTACGCTCGATGCCGCATACAAGGCGCTCGGCCTGGTGCGCGGCTAA
- a CDS encoding bifunctional phosphopantothenoylcysteine decarboxylase/phosphopantothenate synthase, which yields MLQQRINKDGEQDISTNPRILLVVGGGIAAYKSCELVRLIKKGGADVSCVLTEGGAQFVTPMSLAALSGNQVFTTLWDLKNEAEIGHIQLSREADLVVVCPATADLLAKMAAGIADDLATTMLLATNTPVLTVPAMNVKMWQHEATVRNVQTLRDSGVNVMEPDMGSMACGEFGPGRLPEPEAVFLEIADALGLDAAAASTDIAAYLARRNDVELGEEDEGEDGGMGLGGLLGNIIPRAAAKEQDEFDDDEFADMELPEGIVPGPELPEPDLSGAEHLFAKKGKASAAPPTDREAINHEVNARQQAPQPFEGEDAAAPVGPMARGPANPVDAPSESGLGPAFDAFDPLEGQPAFDEDPEKRPLYGKHVLVTAGPTHEPIDPVRYLANRSSGKQGYAIAAAAAAAGAKVTLVSGPVNLRTPLGVDRIDVGSAQDMADAVKKALPADVAIMVAAVADWRPRDYIEKKIKKRGAAPPALILAENPDILAGVAASTDRPELLIGFAAETDDVVENARKKRKSKGVDWIVANDVSEDVMGGDDNQIHLVREGKVEHWDEMTKQDVAMKLVTQIAERLTEDA from the coding sequence GTGCTCCAGCAGCGCATCAACAAGGACGGAGAACAGGACATCTCGACCAATCCCCGCATCCTGCTTGTCGTGGGTGGTGGTATTGCCGCTTACAAGAGTTGCGAACTGGTCCGCCTCATCAAGAAGGGCGGGGCCGATGTGTCCTGCGTGCTGACCGAAGGCGGGGCGCAATTCGTCACGCCGATGTCGCTCGCCGCGCTTTCCGGCAATCAGGTTTTCACCACGCTGTGGGACCTGAAGAACGAGGCCGAGATCGGCCATATCCAGTTGTCGCGCGAAGCCGACCTTGTGGTCGTATGTCCCGCCACGGCAGACCTGCTCGCCAAGATGGCGGCAGGCATTGCAGACGATCTCGCGACCACGATGCTGCTCGCCACCAATACGCCGGTCCTGACCGTGCCTGCCATGAATGTAAAAATGTGGCAGCATGAAGCGACCGTGCGCAATGTGCAGACCCTGCGCGATAGCGGCGTCAATGTGATGGAACCCGACATGGGCAGCATGGCCTGCGGTGAATTCGGCCCCGGCCGCCTGCCAGAGCCTGAGGCTGTGTTCCTCGAAATCGCCGATGCGCTCGGCCTTGATGCAGCCGCTGCCAGCACCGATATCGCTGCCTACCTCGCCCGTCGGAATGACGTTGAGCTCGGCGAAGAGGACGAAGGCGAAGATGGCGGCATGGGCCTTGGCGGCCTGCTCGGCAATATCATCCCGCGTGCAGCGGCGAAGGAACAGGACGAATTCGACGACGACGAATTCGCCGATATGGAATTGCCCGAAGGCATCGTGCCTGGCCCCGAATTGCCTGAGCCCGACTTGTCCGGCGCGGAGCATCTCTTCGCGAAGAAAGGCAAGGCCAGCGCCGCCCCGCCGACAGACCGCGAGGCAATCAATCACGAAGTCAACGCCCGCCAGCAGGCCCCGCAGCCCTTCGAAGGCGAAGATGCCGCAGCACCCGTCGGCCCTATGGCTCGCGGCCCTGCCAATCCGGTGGATGCACCGTCCGAAAGCGGGCTTGGTCCGGCATTCGATGCTTTCGATCCGCTCGAAGGCCAGCCTGCATTCGACGAAGACCCCGAGAAGCGCCCGCTCTACGGCAAGCATGTGCTTGTCACCGCCGGGCCCACGCATGAACCGATCGATCCGGTGCGCTATCTCGCCAATCGGTCGAGCGGCAAACAGGGCTATGCGATCGCCGCCGCCGCCGCTGCTGCCGGCGCGAAGGTCACACTCGTCTCTGGCCCTGTAAACCTGCGCACGCCGCTGGGCGTAGACCGGATCGATGTCGGCAGCGCGCAGGACATGGCCGATGCGGTGAAGAAAGCGCTGCCCGCCGATGTCGCAATCATGGTCGCTGCCGTCGCCGACTGGCGCCCGCGCGACTACATCGAGAAGAAGATCAAGAAACGCGGCGCCGCACCGCCCGCACTGATCCTCGCTGAAAACCCCGATATTCTCGCAGGCGTCGCCGCCAGCACGGATCGGCCCGAATTGCTGATCGGCTTTGCGGCGGAAACCGACGATGTCGTCGAAAATGCCCGCAAGAAGCGCAAGAGCAAGGGCGTCGACTGGATCGTCGCCAATGATGTCTCCGAAGATGTGATGGGCGGGGATGACAACCAGATCCACCTTGTGCGTGAAGGCAAGGTCGAGCACTGGGATGAAATGACCAAGCAGGACGTAGCGATGAAGCTCGTCACCCAGATTGCCGAGAGACTGACTGAGGATGCCTGA
- a CDS encoding DUF2306 domain-containing protein produces MTTATANPLQFLNPFHRPAGALDLGPWIKGLVILSGTFMTAICVLAIGKASLGLSGDLPHLKHFVIMFHVSTVLPCVPLGLYLLLAPKGTPMHKQLGMLWITLMVVTALSTLFIHDGMRLSWIHIFVPLTLRAAWLTISKARRGDIKGHRNEIVSLYLGALMIPGIWAFAIEGRLMNAMLFGWG; encoded by the coding sequence ATGACCACTGCCACTGCCAATCCGCTTCAGTTTCTCAACCCGTTTCACCGTCCAGCAGGTGCGCTGGACCTCGGCCCCTGGATCAAGGGGCTGGTCATCCTGTCAGGTACTTTCATGACGGCGATTTGCGTGCTGGCGATCGGCAAGGCCTCGCTCGGCCTGTCGGGCGACCTGCCGCATCTCAAGCACTTCGTCATTATGTTCCATGTCAGCACGGTGCTGCCCTGCGTGCCGCTAGGCCTTTACCTTCTGCTCGCCCCCAAGGGCACACCGATGCACAAGCAGCTGGGCATGCTGTGGATCACGCTGATGGTCGTCACTGCACTCAGCACGCTGTTCATCCATGACGGCATGCGCCTTTCGTGGATTCACATCTTTGTGCCGTTGACGCTGCGCGCCGCCTGGCTGACGATTTCCAAGGCTCGCCGCGGCGATATCAAGGGTCACCGCAACGAGATTGTCAGCCTCTACCTTGGCGCGTTGATGATCCCGGGCATCTGGGCCTTCGCGATTGAAGGCCGCCTGATGAACGCCATGCTCTTCGGCTGGGGCTGA
- the murJ gene encoding murein biosynthesis integral membrane protein MurJ, which produces MSLLKNVGTIGSLTMVSRVAGMAREMIFSRVLGANEVTDAWFQALIIPNVFRRLFAEGAFSAAFVPMFSKRLHSGEGGAQDLDAARSFSQDVISVFVPALILLTAIFEIAMPGVIWLLSDKPIDPGKFDYSVDFARIMFPYILLVSVVTLLTGMLNSVSRFGPGASFPIILNLVLIGTLLYVETTGLGVEAMGYIVAWAVPAAGVLQLGWLVYWAHVEGFRPRWITRPRLTPEVKRLGIIALPAAIGGGAYQINTLLQVYFLNQLDGSTVSWMNYADRLNQLPLGIIGIALSTAILPSLSKFIGANDGAGAARIQSNAIELGMLLTIPAAVALAICAEAFITIIFQGGRFTMEDAAMSGSILAILVLGLPAYVLVKVLVPSFYARSDTKTPVYAAFAALAVFIGFNVAFLQRFGVEGVAAASAIGAWLNATILYTVLRLRGYYRADWSLIGRVARQLIAAAAMGVALYYAQDYLADYYAAGLFARLVAVGALVGCAGIVYFAVAFAIGAVSRDRLKAYTKKRVPEAS; this is translated from the coding sequence ATGAGCCTGCTCAAGAATGTCGGCACGATCGGCTCGCTGACGATGGTCAGCCGGGTCGCCGGGATGGCGCGCGAGATGATTTTCTCGCGTGTCCTCGGCGCCAATGAGGTGACCGATGCCTGGTTCCAGGCGCTGATCATTCCCAACGTATTCCGCCGCCTGTTCGCGGAGGGCGCGTTCTCGGCGGCTTTCGTGCCGATGTTCTCCAAGCGTCTGCATTCGGGCGAAGGCGGCGCGCAGGATCTGGACGCCGCGCGCAGCTTCTCGCAGGACGTGATCAGCGTCTTCGTGCCCGCACTGATCCTCCTCACTGCCATTTTCGAAATCGCCATGCCGGGGGTGATCTGGCTCCTCTCAGACAAGCCGATCGACCCGGGCAAGTTCGACTATTCGGTCGATTTCGCACGGATCATGTTCCCCTATATCCTGCTGGTCAGCGTGGTGACGCTGCTCACCGGCATGCTCAATTCGGTGAGCCGCTTCGGCCCCGGGGCGAGTTTTCCGATCATCCTCAACCTCGTGCTGATCGGCACGCTGCTTTATGTCGAGACGACCGGGCTGGGCGTGGAAGCGATGGGCTATATCGTCGCCTGGGCGGTGCCTGCGGCGGGCGTGTTGCAGCTCGGTTGGCTGGTGTATTGGGCGCATGTCGAGGGCTTTCGCCCGCGCTGGATCACCCGGCCGCGCCTGACGCCGGAGGTGAAGCGCCTTGGCATCATCGCGCTGCCCGCAGCCATCGGGGGCGGCGCCTATCAGATCAATACGCTGCTGCAGGTCTATTTCCTCAACCAGTTGGATGGCAGCACGGTGAGCTGGATGAACTATGCCGACCGGCTGAACCAGCTGCCGCTGGGCATCATCGGCATTGCCTTGTCGACCGCGATCCTGCCGAGCCTTTCCAAGTTCATCGGCGCGAATGATGGCGCTGGCGCAGCGCGCATCCAGTCGAACGCCATCGAGCTGGGCATGTTGCTGACGATCCCGGCGGCCGTGGCGCTGGCGATTTGTGCAGAGGCTTTCATCACCATCATCTTCCAGGGCGGACGCTTCACCATGGAAGATGCCGCCATGTCGGGCAGTATCCTCGCGATCCTTGTGCTCGGCCTGCCCGCTTACGTGCTGGTGAAAGTGCTGGTGCCGAGCTTCTACGCCCGGTCGGACACGAAGACGCCGGTCTATGCCGCCTTCGCCGCGCTGGCTGTGTTCATCGGGTTCAACGTCGCCTTCCTGCAGCGCTTCGGCGTGGAAGGAGTAGCGGCGGCCTCTGCCATCGGCGCGTGGCTGAATGCAACGATCCTTTACACCGTGCTTCGCTTACGCGGATATTACCGGGCGGACTGGTCCCTGATCGGCCGCGTGGCACGTCAGTTGATCGCCGCCGCCGCCATGGGCGTCGCGCTCTATTACGCACAGGACTATCTCGCCGATTATTACGCGGCTGGCCTCTTTGCCCGTCTCGTGGCAGTAGGCGCGCTCGTCGGCTGCGCCGGCATCGTTTATTTCGCCGTGGCCTTTGCCATCGGCGCGGTCAGCCGGGATCGGTTGAAAGCCTACACAAAGAAGAGAGTGCCCGAAGCATCATGA
- a CDS encoding DUF4136 domain-containing protein encodes MTHTKARMRNLKLAAVPALALALAACASPFRADVSRFESQLPAPQGQSFYVVADDPALAGGLEFSLYADEVEEEMAALGYSQAASAEDATLLVRFDYGVDNGRERVRSTGFRNDPFYSPWRTYGRRVAYRDRQGRVRIAYVPTRRWGYGWHDPFFGNDVVSYTVYTSGIDLKIDDAATGERLFEGNAQALSQSNRLQYLVPNLVEAMFTDFPGNSGETVRISIAPEDRAERRGD; translated from the coding sequence ATGACCCATACAAAGGCGCGCATGCGCAATCTGAAACTGGCAGCTGTGCCTGCCCTCGCGCTGGCGCTCGCAGCCTGCGCATCACCTTTCCGCGCCGACGTATCGCGCTTCGAAAGCCAGCTTCCGGCACCGCAAGGGCAGAGCTTCTACGTCGTCGCCGATGATCCGGCTCTCGCGGGCGGCCTCGAATTCTCGCTCTATGCCGACGAAGTCGAAGAAGAAATGGCCGCGCTTGGCTATTCGCAAGCCGCTTCTGCCGAAGACGCCACCCTGCTGGTCCGCTTCGACTATGGCGTAGACAATGGCCGTGAGCGTGTCCGCTCGACCGGCTTCCGCAATGATCCGTTCTACAGCCCATGGCGCACTTACGGTCGCCGCGTCGCGTATCGTGATCGGCAGGGCCGCGTACGCATTGCCTACGTGCCCACCCGTCGTTGGGGTTACGGCTGGCACGATCCATTCTTTGGCAATGACGTCGTCAGCTACACGGTCTACACCAGCGGCATCGACCTGAAGATCGACGATGCTGCCACGGGGGAGCGCCTGTTCGAAGGCAATGCCCAGGCCTTGTCGCAGTCCAATCGCCTGCAATATCTCGTGCCGAATCTGGTGGAGGCGATGTTTACCGACTTCCCCGGCAATTCGGGCGAAACGGTACGCATTTCGATTGCTCCGGAAGATCGCGCAGAGCGCCGCGGCGACTGA
- a CDS encoding Smr/MutS family protein, with translation MSAPRGLSPEEAALWNKVASTVKPMHPDQHTAKLASPPPAKPKKPVQSAAPRPVPGSVRERPPTVVSPQPLATQAPHGLDSHWERRLSRTATEPDFSLDLHGHTLDQAYVRLNDGLMQAKAMGARLVLVVTGRPRPVDAADRSSKRGAIRAKILDWLAAGQHASDIAAIRKAHRRHGGEGALYIVLKRRR, from the coding sequence ATGAGCGCCCCGCGCGGCCTTTCGCCCGAAGAGGCTGCGCTATGGAACAAGGTCGCAAGCACGGTGAAGCCGATGCATCCCGACCAGCACACTGCCAAACTCGCGTCGCCACCTCCGGCCAAACCGAAGAAGCCTGTGCAGTCCGCTGCACCGCGCCCCGTTCCCGGCAGCGTGCGAGAGAGGCCGCCAACCGTAGTCTCGCCCCAACCGCTTGCAACGCAAGCACCGCACGGCCTCGATTCGCATTGGGAGCGCCGGCTCTCGCGCACTGCTACCGAGCCGGACTTCTCGCTCGACCTGCACGGCCACACGCTCGATCAGGCCTATGTCCGCCTGAATGACGGACTCATGCAGGCCAAGGCCATGGGCGCGCGGCTGGTACTGGTGGTGACCGGCAGGCCGCGCCCGGTCGATGCGGCGGACCGCTCAAGCAAGCGCGGCGCGATAAGGGCGAAAATCCTCGACTGGCTGGCAGCGGGTCAGCATGCCTCCGATATCGCCGCCATACGAAAGGCGCACCGCCGCCACGGAGGCGAGGGTGCGCTTTATATCGTATTGAAGCGGCGGCGCTGA
- a CDS encoding Tim44/TimA family putative adaptor protein: protein MIWEIVILAMIAAFLGMRLYSVLGRKAEHEEELIANRLERAQQEADAEADAQQKAAAPAGEPARTERALAGFSPAIESGLRDIQAADRSFELLPFLEGAKGAYEVVLDAFWRGDKEELRDLCDDDVYESFVAAIDDREANGLKLDNRLIRIEDETVHSAVLDGKIARIAVRFVADIASVTRDKDGNVVAGSLDDAIESRDIWTFSRDTRSSDPNWLLDETDAG, encoded by the coding sequence GTGATTTGGGAAATCGTCATCCTCGCCATGATTGCAGCCTTTCTGGGCATGCGTCTGTATTCCGTGCTGGGCCGCAAGGCCGAGCATGAGGAGGAGCTGATTGCCAACCGGCTTGAACGTGCGCAGCAGGAAGCCGACGCGGAAGCAGATGCGCAGCAGAAAGCTGCCGCCCCGGCTGGTGAACCTGCGCGCACCGAACGTGCGCTAGCCGGTTTCTCGCCCGCTATCGAATCTGGCCTGCGCGATATCCAGGCCGCTGATCGTAGCTTTGAATTGCTGCCTTTCCTTGAAGGTGCGAAGGGCGCTTACGAAGTCGTGCTCGATGCTTTCTGGCGCGGCGACAAGGAAGAGCTGCGCGATCTATGCGATGACGATGTGTACGAGAGCTTCGTTGCCGCGATCGATGATCGCGAAGCCAATGGCCTGAAGCTCGACAATCGCCTGATCCGCATCGAAGACGAAACGGTGCATTCCGCCGTGCTCGACGGCAAGATCGCCCGCATCGCCGTGCGCTTCGTGGCCGATATCGCCAGCGTGACGCGCGACAAGGATGGAAATGTGGTGGCCGGTTCGCTCGATGATGCGATCGAAAGCCGCGATATCTGGACCTTCAGCCGCGATACGCGCTCCAGCGATCCGAACTGGCTGCTCGACGAGACCGACGCTGGTTGA
- a CDS encoding winged helix-turn-helix domain-containing protein: MSITLEVWLMDADPNIASFGRFTLDRSNRQLMYDGAPVELGSRYFDALALLVERRGELVTKDEFMDRVWRGIPVTDEALTQCIRSLRKALGDEAGAPRFIQTVPKHGYRFVATIAEEGESETVVAAPAQPASRLAGTCTVGGLVAGLLGGFAYGVLAGTGGAAGSLMLAAMIGALGTLAGAALGLAMAAMLAWRKTADPMLVMAGAVGGLLAGLVGNMLAYQGVGLLTGRSLGDVTGPLEGLLIGSATGFLAWLALGGRARGLVLGCAVLSGIATGILIRLTNGTLLAGSLLSLQLEMPRMQLDLARLGLRLGDAGWAIPAHLWATVIEATVFVVAMAFAALSARHRQ; this comes from the coding sequence GTGTCGATAACCCTAGAAGTCTGGCTGATGGACGCAGATCCCAATATAGCAAGTTTCGGCCGCTTCACGCTCGATCGCAGCAACCGTCAGCTCATGTATGATGGGGCGCCAGTGGAGTTGGGCAGCCGCTATTTCGATGCGCTCGCGCTGCTGGTGGAACGACGCGGCGAGCTTGTCACCAAGGACGAGTTCATGGACCGCGTCTGGCGCGGGATACCCGTCACCGATGAAGCGCTGACCCAATGCATCCGCTCGCTGCGCAAGGCGTTGGGAGACGAGGCCGGTGCACCGCGCTTCATCCAGACAGTGCCGAAACACGGCTATCGCTTCGTGGCCACGATCGCGGAGGAGGGGGAAAGCGAAACTGTTGTGGCAGCTCCGGCTCAGCCCGCGTCCCGACTGGCCGGGACATGCACAGTGGGCGGGCTGGTGGCAGGTTTGCTCGGCGGCTTCGCTTATGGCGTGCTGGCAGGCACGGGCGGTGCGGCAGGCAGCCTCATGCTCGCAGCCATGATTGGTGCGCTCGGCACGCTGGCGGGTGCGGCGCTGGGCTTGGCGATGGCAGCGATGCTGGCGTGGCGCAAAACGGCGGATCCGATGCTGGTGATGGCGGGAGCGGTCGGCGGCCTACTCGCGGGGCTTGTCGGCAATATGCTCGCCTATCAGGGGGTGGGCCTGCTGACCGGAAGAAGCCTTGGCGATGTGACAGGCCCGCTGGAGGGTCTACTGATCGGCAGCGCTACCGGCTTTCTCGCATGGCTCGCGCTGGGCGGGAGAGCCCGCGGGCTTGTGCTGGGCTGCGCGGTTCTCTCGGGTATCGCCACCGGTATTCTCATACGACTGACAAACGGTACGTTGCTCGCCGGGTCGCTGCTCAGCCTGCAATTGGAAATGCCGCGTATGCAGCTCGATCTGGCGCGACTTGGCCTGAGACTGGGTGACGCCGGATGGGCAATTCCTGCGCATCTGTGGGCCACCGTAATCGAAGCGACCGTATTCGTCGTCGCGATGGCCTTCGCCGCCCTGTCTGCGCGCCACCGGCAATAA
- the secB gene encoding protein-export chaperone SecB, whose protein sequence is MADEGDVLKNLDDGNAANAGNGADNQPVAGIISQYVKDLSVENPKAPDSFKWRQQPEMDVQFNIASRKISDELNEVELKVTATSKTSEGTAYIVDLSYCGLVGMRNLPEEQQHAFLYAEAPRILFPFARRVISDAVRDAGFTPLMLDPIDFNGLYVQQLQQKRAQEAAAGQAPAPGGEG, encoded by the coding sequence ATGGCCGATGAAGGCGACGTCCTGAAGAACCTCGATGATGGCAATGCCGCAAATGCCGGCAATGGCGCAGACAACCAGCCGGTGGCGGGTATCATCTCGCAATATGTGAAAGACCTCTCGGTTGAAAACCCGAAGGCGCCGGACAGCTTCAAATGGCGCCAGCAGCCCGAAATGGACGTGCAGTTCAACATTGCTTCGCGCAAGATTTCGGACGAGCTGAACGAAGTCGAGCTGAAGGTCACCGCCACCAGCAAGACGTCGGAAGGCACCGCCTATATCGTCGACCTGTCCTATTGCGGCCTCGTCGGTATGCGCAATCTGCCCGAAGAGCAGCAGCACGCTTTCCTCTATGCAGAGGCTCCGCGCATCCTGTTTCCTTTCGCGCGCCGCGTGATTTCGGATGCCGTGCGCGATGCAGGCTTCACCCCGCTGATGCTCGATCCGATCGATTTCAACGGCCTGTATGTGCAGCAGCTGCAGCAGAAGCGCGCGCAGGAAGCGGCGGCCGGTCAGGCTCCCGCGCCCGGCGGCGAAGGCTAA
- the dut gene encoding dUTP diphosphatase codes for MPDKVPVQIKRLPHGHGLDFPVYATLGAAGMDVVAAESLTLRRGQRRAVATGFAIAIPDGYEVQVRPRSGLALKHGITLPNTPGTIDSDYRGELKIIMINLGDDDFPIERGDRIAQLVLAPVTLAAWEEVEELSVTARGKGGFGSTGGHGKL; via the coding sequence ATGCCTGATAAAGTACCGGTGCAGATCAAGCGCCTGCCGCACGGCCACGGCCTCGATTTTCCCGTTTACGCAACGCTCGGTGCTGCTGGCATGGATGTGGTCGCCGCCGAAAGCCTGACGCTCCGCCGCGGACAGCGCCGCGCGGTTGCGACCGGCTTCGCGATTGCCATTCCCGATGGATATGAAGTGCAGGTTCGCCCCCGCTCCGGCCTTGCGCTGAAGCACGGCATCACTCTGCCCAACACGCCCGGTACGATCGATTCCGATTACCGCGGCGAGCTGAAGATCATCATGATCAATCTCGGCGATGATGACTTCCCCATCGAGCGCGGAGACCGGATCGCGCAATTGGTGCTGGCCCCAGTCACACTGGCGGCATGGGAAGAAGTCGAAGAATTGAGCGTGACCGCGCGCGGCAAGGGCGGCTTCGGCTCAACAGGTGGCCACGGGAAGCTTTAG
- the mltA gene encoding murein transglycosylase A has translation MRHLLPLCALGLLAACARVIPATDGPGPVPPVGATAAAMGAVQVPALSFASIPASELRTDFDAFRLSCRVATSREDQSGLTRPEDWQIPCNAAAEWPRERAAEFFATQFVPVRVGDGSAFATGYFEPEILGSRTRRSASDVPVYAPPRDLERCWRDDIPESERTGRAPLSRRTADGRCVPHYTRAQIEDGALDGSAEVLAYASDPVEFFFLQIQGSGRLRDPQTGEIIRIGYANQNGHAYTGIGGVMRERGLLGDGPGQYAGSMQGIMQYIRENPEEGADLMRLNESWVFFRELEGEGPIGSIGVAVRARNAVAVDPKYVPYGAPVLLDLDRDIADGIWIAQDTGGAIRGSNRFDTFWGGGPEAREIAGGMSGRGQAVILLPHASAARLRR, from the coding sequence ATGCGCCACCTCCTCCCATTATGTGCCCTAGGCCTGCTCGCTGCCTGCGCGCGGGTTATTCCTGCAACTGACGGACCTGGCCCTGTTCCGCCTGTAGGCGCGACGGCTGCGGCGATGGGCGCGGTGCAGGTACCCGCGCTCTCCTTCGCCAGTATCCCGGCAAGCGAGCTTCGTACTGATTTCGACGCGTTTCGCCTGTCCTGCCGCGTCGCGACGAGCCGCGAAGACCAGTCCGGTCTCACGCGCCCCGAAGACTGGCAGATCCCATGCAATGCCGCAGCAGAATGGCCGCGCGAGCGCGCAGCGGAATTTTTCGCGACGCAGTTCGTGCCCGTTCGCGTGGGCGATGGCAGCGCTTTTGCGACCGGCTATTTCGAGCCCGAAATTCTCGGCAGCCGCACTCGCCGTTCGGCCAGCGATGTGCCGGTCTATGCCCCGCCGCGCGATCTGGAGCGCTGCTGGCGCGACGATATTCCCGAGAGCGAACGCACGGGCCGCGCGCCCTTGAGCCGACGCACGGCGGACGGACGCTGCGTGCCGCATTATACGCGGGCGCAGATTGAAGATGGCGCGCTCGATGGCAGCGCTGAAGTGCTCGCCTATGCCAGCGATCCGGTCGAATTCTTCTTCCTCCAAATCCAGGGCTCCGGCCGCTTGCGCGATCCGCAGACAGGCGAGATCATCCGCATCGGCTATGCCAACCAGAATGGTCATGCCTACACCGGCATTGGCGGCGTGATGCGAGAGCGCGGCCTGCTGGGAGACGGGCCGGGCCAATATGCCGGATCGATGCAGGGCATCATGCAATATATTCGCGAGAATCCCGAAGAGGGCGCGGATCTGATGCGTCTCAATGAAAGCTGGGTGTTCTTCCGCGAGCTCGAAGGCGAGGGCCCCATCGGCTCGATCGGCGTGGCTGTTCGCGCGCGCAACGCCGTCGCGGTCGATCCTAAGTATGTGCCCTATGGCGCGCCGGTGCTGCTCGATCTCGATCGTGACATCGCAGACGGCATCTGGATCGCGCAGGACACGGGCGGAGCCATTCGCGGGTCCAATCGCTTCGACACCTTCTGGGGCGGTGGACCGGAAGCACGCGAGATTGCCGGTGGAATGAGCGGGCGCGGCCAGGCTGTGATCCTGCTGCCGCACGCCTCCGCTGCACGTCTTCGCCGATGA